The following are from one region of the Silene latifolia isolate original U9 population chromosome 9, ASM4854445v1, whole genome shotgun sequence genome:
- the LOC141600247 gene encoding staphylococcal-like nuclease CAN2, whose translation MGNALRYLYKNCCQPSTTESGQLGPHGVSTQTVGLSALARDLLHFEATSQVPDELSKHVVSSKKAQANWYKKLIPAWKEAKPPPRTPEDAARLIVHTLKNHQKADVEGLLAFYGLPHPQTLVETSTGVPSSLPDGVKYELHTLPVDVKAVADGDTVTVYVSTKDPRESSSVPREVQVAAVERAKARAVRDYVKADALHKKIIDQNYRVINVHDEEVLARKYRIRLRGIDAPESAMPHGQQAKEALANLLQGKCLQVLVYGDDRYGRCVGDIYCNGIFAQEMMLKKGLAWHYAAYDRRTELVNWEKEARAKRIGLWASRNPEEPWEWRKNKRNGHK comes from the exons ATGGGAAATGCCCTGAGATATTTATACAAAAATTGTTGCCAGCCTTCTACTACTGAATCTGGCCAACTCGGTCCTCACGGCGTTTCTACCCAAACTGTCGGTCTCTCTGCCCTCGCCCGCGATCTCCTCCACTTTGAGGCCACTTCCCAG GTACCTGATGAACTCAGTAAACATGTTGTGTCCTCTAAGAAAGCTCAAGCTAACTG GTATAAGAAGCTTATACCGGCGTGGAAAGAAGCAAAGCCCCCACCTAGAACCCCTGAAGATGCTGCAAGGCTCATTGTTCACACCTTGAAAAATCACCAGAAAGCAGACGTTGAG GGATTACTTGCCTTCTATGGTCTTCCTCATCCACAAACACTTGTCGAAACCTCAACTGGGGTGCCTTCTTCGTTGCCAGATGGTGTGAAGTATGAACTCCATACACTTCCG GTGGATGTTAAGGCAGTGGCAGATGGAGATACTGTGACTGTATATGTAAGTACCAAAGATCCTCGTGAATCGTCTTCAGTTCCTAGAGAAGTTCAGGTTGCAGCAGTCGAAAGAGCAAAGGCGCGTGCTGTAAGAGATTATGTCAAGGCAGATGCACTACACAAAAAAATAATTGATCAGAATTACAG GGTCATCAATGTCCATGATGAGGAGGTTCTAGCTCGAAAGTACCGCATTAGACTAAG GGGAATAGATGCACCAGAAAGTGCAATGCCTCATGGGCAGCAGGCAAAGGAGGCGCTAGCTAATCTCCTTCAAGGAAAATGCTTACAAGTTCTTGTCTACGGAGACGACCGTTATGGTCGCTGTGTAGGAGACATTTACTGCAATGGCATATTTGCACAG GAAATGATGCTCAAGAAAGGACTTGCATGGCACTACGCAGCCTATGACCGCCGGACAGAgctggtcaat TGGGAAAAAGAAGCACGGGCCAAGCGGATTGGACTATGGGCCTCAAGAAACCCCGAAGAGCCATGGGAATGGAGAAAAAACAAGCGTAATGGACACAAATAA